A genomic region of Macaca mulatta isolate MMU2019108-1 chromosome 5, T2T-MMU8v2.0, whole genome shotgun sequence contains the following coding sequences:
- the HPF1 gene encoding UPF0609 protein C4orf27 homolog: MVGGGGKRRPGGEGPQCEKTVDEKKSKFCEADVSSDLRKEIENHYKLSLPEDFYHFWKFCEELDPEKPSDSLSASLGLQLVGPYDILAGKHKTKKKSTGLNFNLHWRFYYDPPEFQTIIIGDNKTQYHMGYFRDSPDELPVYVGINEAKKNCIIVPNGDNVFAAVKLFLTKKLKEVTDKKKINLLKNIDEKLTEAARELGYSLEQRSMKMKQRNKKVVTKTFHGAGLVVPVDKNDVGYRELPETDADLKRICKAIVEAASDEERLKAFAPIQEMMTFVQFANDECDYGMGLELGMDLFCYGSHYFHKVAGQLLPLAYNLLKRNLFAEIIEDHLANRSKENIDQLAA; the protein is encoded by the exons ATGGTCGGCGGTGGCGGGAAGCGCAGGCCCGGCGGGGAGGGGCCGCAG TGTGAAAAAACAGTtgatgagaagaaaagtaaattctGTGAAGCTGATGTCTCCAGTGACCTtcgaaaagaaatagaaaatcattaTAAGCTTTCTTTACCTGAAGATTTCTATCACTTCTGGAAGTTCTGTGAAGAACTTGATCCTGAAAAGCCATCTG attcaCTTTCTGCAAGCCTTGGACTTCAATTAGTTGGTCCTTATGATATCCTTGCTGGAAAACATAAAACGAAGAAAAAATCAACAGGCCTGAATTTTAACCTTCATTGGAGGTTTTACTATGATCCTCCTGAGTTCCAGACCATTATTATTGGAGATAATAAAACTCAGTACCACATGGGGTATTTCAG GGATTCTCCTGATGAACTTCCTGTATATGTTGGTATaaatgaagcaaagaaaaattgTATAATTGTTCCAAATGGAGATAATGTATTTGCTGCAGTCaa attatttttgaCGAAAAAACTTAAAGAAGtaacagataaaaagaaaatcaatctcTTGAAAAACATAGATGAAAAGCTCACAGAAGCAGCCAGAGAATTGGGGTACTCGCTTGAGCAGAGAAGCATGAAGATGAAACAGAGAAATAAGAAA GTTGTGACAAAGACCTTTCATGGTGCAGGCTTGGTTGTTCCAGTAGATAAAAATGATGTTGGGTACCGAGAGCTCCCTGAAACAGATG CTGACCTCAAGAGAATTTGCAAGGCAATAGTTGAGGCTGCAAGTGACGAGGAGAGACTAAAAGCTTTTGCTCCCATTCAGGAAATGATGACTTTTGTGCAATTTGCTAATGATGAATGTGATTATGGCATGGGGCTTGAATTGGGAATGGACCTCTTTTGCTATGGCTCACAT tattttcataAAGTTGCTGGCCAGCTGTTACCTCTTGCATATAATCTGTTGAAGAGGAATCTGTTTGCAGAAATTATTGAGGATCATCTGGCAAACAGAAGTAAAGAGAACATAGACCAACTTGCTGCATGA
- the HPF1 gene encoding histone PARylation factor 1 isoform X1 has product MVGGGGKRRPGGEGPQCEKTVDEKKSKFCEADVSSDLRKEIENHYKLSLPEDFYHFWKFCEELDPEKPSDSLSASLGLQLVGPYDILAGKHKTKKKSTGLNFNLHWRFYYDPPEFQTIIIGDNKTQYHMGYFRDSPDELPVYVGINEAKKNCIIVPNGDNVFAAVKLFLTKKLKEVTDKKKINLLKNIDEKLTEAARELGYSLEQRSMKMKQRNKKVVTKTFHGAGLVVPVDKNDVGYRELPETDADLKRICKAIVEAASDEERLKAFAPIQEMMTFVQFANDECDYGMGLELGMDLFCYGSHVCLIWSNKTAS; this is encoded by the exons ATGGTCGGCGGTGGCGGGAAGCGCAGGCCCGGCGGGGAGGGGCCGCAG TGTGAAAAAACAGTtgatgagaagaaaagtaaattctGTGAAGCTGATGTCTCCAGTGACCTtcgaaaagaaatagaaaatcattaTAAGCTTTCTTTACCTGAAGATTTCTATCACTTCTGGAAGTTCTGTGAAGAACTTGATCCTGAAAAGCCATCTG attcaCTTTCTGCAAGCCTTGGACTTCAATTAGTTGGTCCTTATGATATCCTTGCTGGAAAACATAAAACGAAGAAAAAATCAACAGGCCTGAATTTTAACCTTCATTGGAGGTTTTACTATGATCCTCCTGAGTTCCAGACCATTATTATTGGAGATAATAAAACTCAGTACCACATGGGGTATTTCAG GGATTCTCCTGATGAACTTCCTGTATATGTTGGTATaaatgaagcaaagaaaaattgTATAATTGTTCCAAATGGAGATAATGTATTTGCTGCAGTCaa attatttttgaCGAAAAAACTTAAAGAAGtaacagataaaaagaaaatcaatctcTTGAAAAACATAGATGAAAAGCTCACAGAAGCAGCCAGAGAATTGGGGTACTCGCTTGAGCAGAGAAGCATGAAGATGAAACAGAGAAATAAGAAA GTTGTGACAAAGACCTTTCATGGTGCAGGCTTGGTTGTTCCAGTAGATAAAAATGATGTTGGGTACCGAGAGCTCCCTGAAACAGATG CTGACCTCAAGAGAATTTGCAAGGCAATAGTTGAGGCTGCAAGTGACGAGGAGAGACTAAAAGCTTTTGCTCCCATTCAGGAAATGATGACTTTTGTGCAATTTGCTAATGATGAATGTGATTATGGCATGGGGCTTGAATTGGGAATGGACCTCTTTTGCTATGGCTCACAT gTATGCCTCATCTGGAGCAACAAGACTGCTTCTTAG